Sequence from the Panicum virgatum strain AP13 chromosome 5N, P.virgatum_v5, whole genome shotgun sequence genome:
CTCCTTCCTCGACTCATCTGAAACACACAACATAGGAGCACAGGCTATCATCATTCCATGAATACAAGCGAATTCGAATATTAGGTTACTTTTCTCAGTAACGATATGAAAAGTATGCAGCTTGGTCTCACTGACAAGTGCCTTAGGCTTTCCAACCATCAAGTCCCATGCTCAGCCAGTTAAGTACTTGGCATGACTATATGGAAATTATTTGGATATTAGGAATACATTATGTACTACACCAATGAAGTTTTCATTTTTAAAATTACATCCATGAAGTTATCCTAGCTTTTTGGAAAACAGCATAATGGGACATGCCAACACTACGTACCAAAAAGACGTGCCAGCGACCAAAATCCAGCAAAATCCAGCAGCAGGTAATGCACGATATGCGCCTCTAAGTAGCGCTTGAAATTCCCAAGTAAAATGGACAGGTATCGTTCTTTTGTGCCCAGTGATGTCCCATGGAACAAGGACCACGGGGCACGTTTAACTAATTGGTAACAAGACTCTGTACTGCCACAAAATGAACTGGAGGAAGAGGCAAGCACAGGGCACGGCCAAAGCCCCAACAGCCTAATCTCAGTAAGTTAGGGCCTTCTCAGAAGCGACATGTGTCATGTTTATTTGTTAGCACTTGCAATTCAAGTTATACTATCATTATTTTAAGCATAACCAGAGAGCGGTATTGTTAAGCAAGCCACCTATACAGGTTAAGCATCATTATTTTAGCATATCGCTCTCTGGTTGTGCCATTAGCATATACTATCCTTGGCCACGGTGAATTTCAGCCGCCGATATCCAGGATATTGCCCCTTGTACAACGTTTGCCACCATAACCTCACCCACAACTGAATCCCACATTTGTTTGATGAAATTGTAAATTACCAATGTTTTTCCATGTACTGGCAGGTATATTGAGTGAAGTCTGAGTCAAGTAGCAAGCATCCTCCCATGCATATGGTAATTTCTTTACCCGGTATCTCCAAAACCAACAAATCTCCCAAGTAAGCACCTGCCACAAGAAAGTTGCATGCAATTCAGTCAGTATGCTTCATGTCAAACTTTCTAAACAAGAGCAGGCAAGTCCAAAGGGTTGAAGctgcagggggggggggggggggtggggtcCTCTGCAAGTTGCTCAGCTCAAACACACAAATTTAAAAGACATGAACTGGCCTTGCCAATGAAGTAGGGCAAAAGTATAAATTGGACACCATAGAGCTTCCAGACAGATGGTTTCTCGACACCATGGATTTGCAATTCAACTTCATTACTAACGGCTTCTTCGACCTTCCTACATCACAAAGGAAAAAACAACTTTAAGAAAGAAAGCCATTCATACCCAGTACCAGAAACTAAACAAAAATTGATACATGACAGAAAATTAGGCAGTAGGGAACACCTTTCACCTTTCATAAGTGAAAGAAcagtgttcaagaaaaaaatagagaaagacCGCACATAAATATACTCGCTCTGTTCAGATTCAGAAGGCCTTATTTTTTCTGTTGGCTGTTCAGTTTACAAAGTGCTGACAGACATCTATACCCCAACTAACTCCATGTGCATGCAAAGCAATTTGATTCTTCCAAAGCAACTGGCAATATCTGATATGCGTGTATGCTATGGACTCATTAAGACCTGGTGACCTGCATGACTGTATGCAGAAAAAGAGGCAACGCAGAGAACAGAGCTGCATGCATTCTTAAGAATTAATGGGGCCAATTTGGTCACATTAGCTACCTTAGTGGCatttggaagaaaagaaaaaaactatGCCTCTAAATTAAAAACAGAGGGAGTTTCAGTACAGAGAAAAATTAACATGCAAACCCAGAACGCCATGATGGTATCTGTAGGATGAGTGATTTGTGCGACACCACATACCAAATGAGGTGGGATGACATTTTGTATATATAGACAATAGGCTTTTGTATACAAGGAAAGGAATCAACGTATACATGGAAAGCACAATTACAGCTATATCTAATAGTATCAACATGTATCTTTCCAAAAAAACACTATGTTTAGATAACAAAGAAATTGAAAAGGGGCTTAATTGGATCTGTACCATTACAATTGTCACGTTTCGGAGATACACCATTACTATTCACGATATCGGAagtatgccattacaatttcacACTTCCTGGAGATATGCCATTACGTACCCTTTCGATGTGTTTATGAAAAAAATTGGAAAATACCCTCATCTTCAACCTCCCAACCCGACATTATTTCTCCCCCATCCTTGACCGACAGAGTGCCCACCGAAGTGCACGCCGCGCCtggcagcgccgcgccgcctctgCGCATGCCACAGATCCTCTACAGGCCCTCAAGACGCCATGCCCCACGCATCGCgccgcctgctgccgccgctctGCCCGCGCCCCGGCTCACCGCGAGCCTCCTGCGCCATCGGCCGCCTGGACCCGCACTGTGCCTGCGCCCGCCAGCCAGCTACTTCCCTGAGCCGCTGCTCCTCATCCGCTAGACTCTGGCTAGTGGCTGCTAGCTAGCTTGCTTGGTAACCTAGTGACGCCACTTTCCACTCGTTATTTAATCCCCACTCCGATCCGTCTCACCTCTGCTCCTCTCAAGCTAGTATCTCTCGCTTTGCTTTGATGCTGCTTCGGTGAGGTCACAAGGAAGGCAGGGGCGCTAACCATGGGGCGGGGGCGGGTGGAGCTGAAGCGGATCGAGAACAAGATCAACCGCCAGGTCACCTTCTTCAAGCGCCACAACGGCCTGATTAAGAAGGCGTACAAGCTCTCCATGCTCTGCGACACCGAGGTCGCGGTCATCATCTTCTCCAACCGCAGCGAACTGGCGGAGTAGAAGCTGGACGCCATGGAAGTGAGGAGAGAGGGGACGTGAGGAAGATGAAGGTCGAGGATATTTTggtccaaatttttttataaacacaTCGAAAGGGTACGTAATGGCATATCTTTAGGTAGTgtgaaattgtaatggcatactCCCGATATCGTGAATAGTAATGGTGTATCTCCAAAACCTAACAATTGTAATGGCATAGATCCAATTAACCCTTAAACTTTTGCATCCCTTGAAAGTAACTGATAAATAGAATAGAACAAATGCAGCTTTGACTCAACAAAATATGCCAGAAAGGACATCAAGCTTATCAGTTCTTACTTATCCATCAGCTTGTGacccttctttttgctagcaatTCCTCCTGTTCGCTCAAACTCCAATGCTTTTAACCTATTTCTGTAAGCAGGAGTTTGCTTGACACTTTCTATGGCCTGCAATAAGGGCACTAGACTTTCAGTGTTTGCACCACTATTCTATTGTGATGTAATAATGATCATGCACTTGGTTGTGTCTCTATATTGTAAATGTGCAAAGGATACATGACTATATGTTTTATGTTGACAGTCATGGTAGTTGAACATATAGAGATAAACAATGTATAAGACAGTTCTCTAATAGCAAAGCTTCCCAAGGAAACTTCAAAATCAATATTGATTGGAGAAAAGTTACTGTAGAAGCTAACAGGAAAGTATGAGCAAACTGTATCAAATTACACAAAATTAGGTCAAATCACAAAACTACGTTTTTCCAAGATCAAAATAATGTTTACAATTTTAAACTGTAAATGCTGGGAACATTGAGATGGTAAAAGGTTTAGCAGAAATAAAGTGGAAaacttgaaaataaaaaaaaaggaacttgTAAAACCTGTAAAATGGTAATGAGTACATTCCTAAAAAAACTTCATCAACTCTATTGAAGCACAGCTGTTGTCTATTAGCATTGAAAATCTGAATGTGGTTGAATATTTTGTTCATAAACAACCAATAGGAATCACAGCTAAAACATTGACAACCTTATATTTGCCTTCTCATTCCATGCCCATACCTGGTTATACCTTGTCAGCTGATTTATGTACTGAAATGCTGAGACGATTAGAAGAAGACCAATCAACACAGCACGAGGATCCTACACAGATAGGCAGTCAGTTAGTTGCAATACTATAAAATTTATGGAGAACAATTGCTGCAGAAACTTTTTATGGATACAAAAGCCGAACCGTTTTATGTCCATAGTACGCCCTATAGTACTGAGCTGTGTTGTAAAAAATCTGAAATGGCCAATAAATAATATGCACAATTGACTGTCAGTAACAGTGCACAGATGTTAAGAACAAAATCACAGAACAAATCTTAATTAGATTTTATCTTTATAATTGTTAAATATGAAATATTGTGGAAATTGCTTAAATTGGAATAAATTATTTGGGAGCAGCACACGATGCTTGAATTCAAATGCTCTGGTTCTGAGGTaatgtgcatccatttttttaaaaataaaagaatAGGTCTGTtcaatataaataaatatttttgagaAAAGGGCATATCTATATATTCTCAAAATCAAACTTAAGCCCATGACAAATCTTTGTGTTAGAAAACTAATTCAGCTAACGAAAAATCAAGATATAGCATATAATATGTTGCACGTGTAATAAGCTAAACTAGTACATGTAGCATAACATCTGCTATTTTCGCTATCCTAGCCAGATTATACTAGACTGGTATTTTCATAGTGAGAATAGCTCTCATAGATGTATTAGTGAGTAAACAATGTAACTTAGCATCCAGGAGCGCAAAACCACCACAGCTAGCCAGCTGCTATTTAAAGCACTTGCTATGCAAGCTACTAATATAACAATTGAGGTTTACAATACAGCACATAGAAAACAATCCAGCAAGCTATGTTTGAAAAGGATATGTGACAATAAAGAGTTAAGTACACCGGGGTCCTTAAACTTGTCCTGCTATGCCagttaggtccacgaactctcAAAATTGAAATATGGCGCCCTAAATTTGTTATGTGATTCATCAGAGGTCCATAACCTTCGCTGGGCTTTTAGATTCAACATGGCGATACGCTGGCGAACATATGCAAGCCTTTTTTTCCCTGTCCTAAAGGTTGCTTCCTCTGATCACACATATAAGTTTTTTCATCCTAGGTCTAACTTTGACCATCTGTATCCAAAATTTTATATAAGTTGACAGCACAAGATTGACATTACTAgattcattataaaaaataattccaTAACTCTTTCCATTTaagataatatatttttatagctATTACTAGTATTTGTGATGAGACAAAGTAAGGTCTCGTCGAGATAAGTGTTTCCAACATGTTAAGAGCAATATCCATCATTTAACAAGGTCTCGTTGAGAATTGATCCTTCGAAACATTTAACAAACAAAGTGAGGTATGCTTAGCAGCTAAAAAGATTGACAGGGTTCCAATGGAACTTCTATGTTCATATGAACAAATAACAAGCAATCTAACAAGTAATGATGAAACAATGTCTGGCAAATACTGAGGATGAAACTATAAGGAACAATTGGGTTAGCTCTTTAATATATGCACTTACTGATTTCTGAAAAAGCTAAAGGTCTAAATAAGTGTGAATTGTTCTTCACTCGTATAAAGTGTCAATGTGGACATCTGGTAGATGTAAGCTTGAAGCAATGCCAAAGGGTATGACCAGGGATGTCAAAAGGTGGATATATTTTTGTAAGTCAAAATGCTTCTAAATTCTGATTATTGAAAATAGAAAACATTAGATGGAATGGTGGAGAGTTAATAATAACACAGTTATACTGTACTTTTAATGACAGCGAGGAAATGGATGCTTACCTCCTCCGGATGTGCAATGGCATAGTCATACTTCTCCCTAGTGGATTCGTCTTTCAGAATCTGATGAATAGAAAAAAACAGAAGAAATCAGGACCCAAACAACATTTGAAGGGGGCAAATTAGGAGGGAAATAGCAATTCAAAGATACAAAAGTTTACAAACCAAACAAAGGGCATGGCAAGAAACAAGATGCAAATAGTAGTCAACAGCAATGTGCTACACAGATGAACGAATTAATTTCATCGTGCAAGATCAATAGTTCAATGTTTATTGAAATTCCATTTTAGTTTTAGGAAGGTGGTACACACAGGCAACTGTAAtgaaagttggttttgtaagtTTTAAGTCATCTAAACAACTTGGAAAACATGGTAAGCTATTTGCAAATGTCATGTCAAATATGGGTGTGTTCAGTTGCCTGGCGAAATCCCTAGCGAGGTCAGCCCCATGCAGGCTTCACATGTTTGGTTGGGTGTACAAGGGGTTTAGCCAGGCCAGCCATGCAGGCGACGGCCACTAGTGAGGCTACACACATGTCTgcgaatcccccccccccctcagttCCCAGTTTCTCACTGCTGCTTGCTCCGCTCCCTCAGCAGCCCCGTTGCTTCCCTCGTCAGATTCCTTCCTCACCGGACGCTCGTGGAACCTCTCCTCCACGCTCGCCTCTTCCCACAGGTGAACTAACCTCGGGATCTGAGCCGCCACCGCTCCCCCATGGTCTGTCGCTTGCTGCTCAGCATCGTCCCTGCGGTAGTTAGAATCTTCGTCACAACGAGGCACCTTGGCCATGGCCACTGCTGAGCGCCAAGTTGAGCTCCGCTCCAGCAACGCATGACGATGGAGTTGGCTAACTTGGCGATTTTGCAGCAGCCACAACAATATTTGACCTGGTGTATGGTGCCGCCGCAGCATCCTTGTTCTCCGACTCTAAGTACCACAGCTTTGAGGACACGAGTGCCAGGCTGTTATCTCCGGCATATTCATGATTGGATGCGGTGGAGACGTTATGGTGAAGGAGGCAGCTTCCAATTTTCATATGCAGGCTACCTGTACAATGAAATGTCTCGCCGTGACAAGTTGCTAGACTATCAATTTGTTTTGCTATTTTGTGAACTAATCTGTGTTTTTATCTGTTCAATTTTCTTTcatttcctggagtggtcataTGGTTTAAGCTTCTATTTTAACCTTCCGCTTCCTCACACTAATTCAGTTGCAGGTGGCCGTTGTAATCAAGCTTGTCATAGATGAAATCAAGCTTCCCTCCACAATTCGAAACTATGCTGTTGGATCTGCATTTTAGGGAGGGCCTTGTGTGCTGGATTGATCGGTGGAGGGCTAGTTGTGTTTGATTTGTGCAGCGACGTAACTCATGGCTGGAGAAGAGTGGAGATAAGAGAGAGGTGGAGATAAGGTAAGCTCACCATAGCTAATAAGAGGTGACCATATTCAACACAAGCCAGTCCACCAAACACAGTCATCTACGGGCCAAGCTTACCCTAGTCATGCAACCAAACAAGACCACATTGCATCTCTGAACCCACTGTACAAAATAGCGGGCTAAGCCATTTAACATTTGATCCACTAAAATAGCTAATAGCAGGCTAAATGGAGCTATAAAGGCTAAATTGCACATGGAAGCAAATAGCAGAAACCCTTCTCAATCAGCTATAGTGAGAGATAGCGGAGGCTATAGCCGGTTATTTTGTACATTCAACTCAGGCTTAGGCTGACCAGGCTTAGGACTCTAGCCAGGCGGGTCCAACAACCAAACACACTCTATGTATCCAGATTCCAGAGATGGTAACTTTTGAGTAGCCTAACAATATGACCAGGGTAATCTCAATTCTGGTGTCTCCATGGGTCGCCATAACTCGCTTGTTATCAATTTCATATCAGAACTGGTCACTAAGAGAAAATGAGTTCTTCAATCAAACCTCAAAGAAGAAAATTAACATTAACAAGTCTCAAATAAATTAAGATTAAGTCTCACAGAGTACGAGTAAGTAGGACAAACTATCACAAATTGCAGATTTAAATACATATATCAAGGAGCCAAGCATTTGGTGTCTCATTCTATCGCAGAAATACAGATTTAAGGACATTTCAGCCACCTCAATTAACAGGAGATGATGTGGTTATGCCATCTTAGACAACAGTAAATGAATTTGGGAAACGGAACTCTGAAATCACGCATAGTGTTGCCAATTTTACTCAAATAGAAAGTATCAATGACAGAAGTTCAATTAGCTCCTACTGCAGATTTCATAGATTGGCAATTGTGCTAGACCATTTTGGAGTAGCAATTCAAATAACTGGGTTATTATAATGAGTTGAGCAAGATTCATGATGCAACTCATGCACATATCAGTGCAGGTGATAAATCTTGCAAGAATGGCCACGATGCGTGGAATTAGACAGTAGATCTTGGGCACCACGAATCCTCTGCCATGACAGGAAGATATGTAAACTACAAGCAAGACCGAAATAGGCAGCAATGTCCAGGACAGACCTCGTAAGCATTGGCGATCTTGACAAAGAGTTTCCGCGACTCCGGATCGGGGTTCTTGTCCGGGTGGCTGCACAGCACAGAGCATTATAAGAAACGGTCGGCGTCAGGTCGAATTGGGGAGGTGCGGAATAAGGGACAAAGAAACAAAGAGAACAGAAGGAACTCACTGTTTGAGGGAGAGCTTGTAGTAGGCTTTCTTGATCTCCGACGCGTTCGCGTCCTGCTTAAGCCTGAGGCGCGCACCGATTCTTGAGCGatagaaggaaaaagaaaacaaaggaatggagaggggaggaaggggatggtaCCCGAGGAGGTCGTAGCAGTCGTCTTCGTCGCAGTAGATGGCATTTGAGGccgggagaaggaggaggaggaggagggagaggaggggggcaGCGGCAGCCATGGCGGATCCGACGAAAGATGCCTCCGCCGTTCAGTTAACTGGGCAGCTTTTCTGTTGGGTTTTGATTTTGTTTGAGAAGAGCTCTATACCGTGGCAAAATTGAGATCTACTAGTAGTACGACTTAAATTCAGAGAAATACAAGTGTTTATTCTGTTTATTTCAATTTAGAGGCAATTTCTTTGGAGCCATTATAAAAATTTCCAATTCTCTACATATCACTGAAAAAATTGTGACCCCTACCCAACCATCACCCTAAATTTGTCCGGACTCCAGTGTCCTTGCCATCCATTTCTGTCAAGTTGACTCTCTGTTTGACTGAATCTTGACATTAAGAGGATGAGAAAGTGCCCATTTTACCTCTTCTGTGTTCCGTGGAGTCATTTGTTCACGCAAGTTTCGGCCAACACACGAGAGCACTCGAGCGTGCGAGTCGCAAACGGACCGAAGGGCAGCAAGGCCGTCCAGACCGGTTGagtagaccagtcagaccggtttctaGGGTTTCGCCGAAATCGGTCGTCTCGAGAGATAACTATCACACTTACGTGGTGAAGAACAGCAAGATTTACAAGCAAACCAGCAAAGAGATAACC
This genomic interval carries:
- the LOC120673357 gene encoding dnaJ protein ERDJ7-like, translated to MAAAAPLLSLLLLLLLPASNAIYCDEDDCYDLLGLKQDANASEIKKAYYKLSLKHHPDKNPDPESRKLFVKIANAYEILKDESTREKYDYAIAHPEEIFYNTAQYYRAYYGHKTDPRAVLIGLLLIVSAFQYINQLTRYNQAIESVKQTPAYRNRLKALEFERTGGIASKKKGHKLMDKKVEEAVSNEVELQIHGVEKPSVWKLYGVQFILLPYFIGKVLTWEICWFWRYRVKKLPYAWEDACYLTQTSLNIPASTWKNIDESRKEDLVTRRLWEKSNMERYIAETRKESKRRR